Proteins co-encoded in one Capillibacterium thermochitinicola genomic window:
- a CDS encoding AMP-binding protein, whose protein sequence is MKIAFSTLGCPDFGWTDIYSMAKDFGFDGIEIRGLGKEIFAVKAPPFTESQLPATVEQLARLDLEIPCLSSGCCLKFPEQAEANYRELVEYIALAGKLGTPYVRILADQDPHPKDEVDDAVVLAALRRLVPVAEAKGVTLLVETNGVYADTRRLCNLLNQVGSDAVGALWDLHHPYRFAGEKPETTVQNLGAYIKYVHIKDSVVEDGVVKYKMMGEGDLPIDGMMQALHSINYEGYITLEWVKRWAPELNDAGVVFPHYANFMQRYLKKQVVRGRLFDNRTKTGKYVWEKDTLIDLTFPQVLDRMVEEFPNQYAFRYTTMDYTRTYAEFREDVDTFARALIALGVKPGDHVAIWATNVPQWFITFWATTKIGAVLVTVNTAYKIHEAEYLLRQSDTHTLVMIDGYKDSNYVAIMRELCPELATTEPGRPLFAKRLPFLRHIITIDSKQPGCLTWEEALALAERVPRAEVERRALAVSRHDVCNIQYTSGTTGFPKGVMLTHYSVVNNGKCIGDCMDLSTADRLLLHVPMFHCFGMVLAMTAAMTHGATLVPLPSFSPKQSLAAINQEKITCCHGVPTMFIAMLGHEDFAKTDFSHMRTGIMAGSPCPVKVMQDVVEKMNMREITIVYGQTEASPGCTQSRVDDPIELRVNTVGRPLPGVECKIVDPQTGADLPDGVEGEFVVRGYNVMKGYYKMPEATAAVIDENGWLHTGDLASRDANGYFRITGRIKDMIIRGGENIYPKEIEDFIYTHPKVKDVQVIGVPDKDYGEEIMACVILKEGMEMTADELKDYVRSHLAKHKTPRYVEFVKEFPMNAAGKILKYKLREEAREKLGLSAR, encoded by the coding sequence ATGAAGATTGCCTTTTCAACTTTGGGCTGTCCTGATTTTGGGTGGACCGATATTTATTCCATGGCGAAGGACTTCGGTTTTGACGGGATTGAGATCCGGGGTTTGGGGAAGGAGATCTTTGCCGTGAAGGCACCGCCTTTTACCGAGAGTCAGCTCCCGGCGACGGTTGAGCAATTGGCCCGGTTGGACCTGGAGATCCCCTGTCTCTCGTCGGGTTGTTGTTTGAAATTCCCGGAACAGGCGGAGGCCAATTACCGGGAGCTTGTGGAGTATATCGCGCTCGCCGGCAAGCTGGGGACGCCTTATGTCCGGATCCTGGCCGACCAGGATCCCCACCCAAAGGATGAGGTGGATGATGCGGTCGTCCTGGCGGCTCTCCGCCGTCTCGTGCCCGTGGCGGAGGCCAAGGGGGTGACCCTCCTCGTTGAAACAAACGGGGTTTACGCCGATACCCGCCGTTTATGCAATCTTCTGAATCAGGTCGGAAGCGATGCGGTGGGCGCTTTATGGGATCTGCACCATCCTTACCGTTTTGCCGGGGAAAAACCGGAGACCACCGTCCAGAACCTGGGCGCTTATATCAAATACGTGCATATTAAGGACTCCGTGGTCGAAGACGGAGTGGTTAAGTATAAAATGATGGGCGAGGGCGATCTGCCCATTGACGGGATGATGCAGGCCTTACACTCGATCAACTATGAAGGTTATATCACGCTGGAGTGGGTGAAACGCTGGGCCCCGGAGCTGAACGACGCCGGAGTGGTCTTCCCCCATTACGCCAACTTCATGCAGCGTTACCTGAAGAAGCAGGTGGTCCGCGGGCGGCTCTTTGACAACAGGACGAAGACCGGGAAATACGTTTGGGAGAAAGACACGCTGATTGACCTGACCTTCCCCCAGGTCTTGGACCGGATGGTGGAGGAGTTTCCCAACCAGTACGCCTTCCGTTATACGACTATGGATTACACCCGGACTTATGCCGAGTTCCGGGAGGATGTGGACACCTTTGCCCGTGCCCTCATCGCTTTGGGAGTGAAACCCGGCGACCATGTGGCGATCTGGGCGACCAACGTTCCCCAGTGGTTTATTACTTTTTGGGCCACCACCAAGATCGGGGCGGTTTTAGTGACGGTCAACACCGCCTATAAAATCCACGAGGCCGAGTACCTGCTCCGCCAGTCGGATACCCACACGTTGGTCATGATCGACGGGTATAAGGACTCGAATTATGTGGCGATTATGAGAGAACTCTGTCCGGAACTGGCGACCACCGAGCCGGGGCGGCCGCTTTTTGCCAAACGGTTGCCCTTCTTGCGGCATATTATCACCATCGATTCCAAACAGCCGGGCTGTCTGACCTGGGAGGAAGCCTTGGCCCTGGCGGAGCGGGTGCCCCGCGCGGAGGTTGAACGGCGGGCCCTGGCGGTTAGCCGGCATGATGTTTGCAATATCCAGTACACCTCGGGGACGACCGGTTTCCCCAAGGGGGTAATGCTGACCCACTACAGTGTGGTGAATAATGGGAAATGCATCGGTGATTGCATGGACCTGTCTACAGCCGACCGGTTGTTGTTGCACGTGCCGATGTTTCACTGTTTTGGGATGGTGCTGGCGATGACGGCAGCGATGACCCACGGCGCCACCCTGGTTCCCTTGCCCTCTTTCTCGCCGAAACAGTCTTTGGCGGCGATTAATCAGGAAAAGATCACTTGTTGCCACGGGGTGCCCACCATGTTCATTGCCATGCTCGGGCACGAGGATTTTGCCAAGACCGACTTTTCCCACATGCGGACCGGGATTATGGCAGGTAGCCCGTGCCCGGTTAAGGTGATGCAGGACGTGGTGGAAAAGATGAATATGCGGGAGATCACCATCGTGTATGGGCAGACCGAGGCCTCGCCCGGCTGTACGCAAAGCCGGGTTGATGACCCGATTGAACTGCGGGTTAACACGGTTGGACGCCCCCTGCCCGGGGTGGAGTGTAAGATCGTTGACCCGCAGACCGGAGCCGACCTGCCCGACGGGGTGGAAGGCGAATTTGTTGTTCGCGGTTATAATGTCATGAAAGGTTACTACAAGATGCCGGAGGCGACCGCCGCGGTAATTGATGAAAACGGCTGGTTGCACACGGGGGATCTGGCCAGCCGGGACGCCAACGGGTATTTCCGGATTACCGGCCGGATCAAGGATATGATCATCCGCGGCGGGGAGAACATCTATCCCAAAGAGATCGAAGATTTTATTTACACCCACCCGAAAGTAAAGGATGTGCAGGTGATTGGTGTTCCCGACAAGGATTACGGGGAGGAGATTATGGCCTGCGTGATCCTGAAAGAGGGGATGGAGATGACCGCCGATGAACTAAAAGACTATGTCCGTTCCCATCTGGCGAAGCACAAAACCCCGCGTTACGTCGAGTTTGTCAAAGAATTCCCGATGAACGCCGCCGGGAAGATTCTCAAGTACAAATTACGGGAGGAAGCCCGCGAGAAACTTGGCCTTTCGGCAAGGTAA
- a CDS encoding carbohydrate ABC transporter permease, giving the protein MKNVRYEITGGSLQRQVKRGPNYTRYIIYILLAMIAVGQIFPLIWLVNYSLVKDGDLFGPSLLMWPREPQFSNYKVAWVDGKIPRYLLNSVIVNVVSVGLTVIFSVTMSYAFVRMQWKLKKFFLTTVMLGMMIPLHATLLPNFASFRALGISDSYLGLIIPYIGITIPMGTFLMTGFIKSIPESIEESILIDGGTIFHIIVHAIFPLAKPAVITVIIMTFFTTWNDFIMAATYLASDRYRTLPFAVYNFAGQYASRYAVQFAVMTLVALPSLLLYMVLNEQITEGITLGALKE; this is encoded by the coding sequence ATGAAAAACGTACGCTATGAGATTACGGGCGGCTCTTTACAACGCCAGGTTAAGAGAGGGCCCAATTACACCCGCTATATCATCTATATTCTGTTGGCAATGATCGCGGTCGGGCAGATCTTTCCCTTGATATGGTTGGTCAACTATTCATTGGTGAAAGACGGGGATCTCTTTGGGCCCAGCCTTTTAATGTGGCCCCGCGAACCCCAGTTTAGTAACTACAAGGTGGCCTGGGTTGACGGGAAGATTCCCCGGTATTTGCTAAACAGTGTCATCGTTAATGTGGTCAGTGTGGGCCTGACGGTAATCTTCTCCGTAACGATGTCCTATGCTTTTGTCCGTATGCAGTGGAAACTGAAGAAATTCTTCCTAACCACCGTGATGTTGGGGATGATGATCCCGCTGCATGCGACGTTGCTGCCGAACTTTGCCAGTTTCCGTGCCCTTGGGATCTCCGATTCCTACTTGGGCTTGATCATTCCCTATATCGGGATCACCATCCCCATGGGGACCTTTTTGATGACCGGTTTTATTAAATCGATTCCCGAATCGATTGAGGAATCGATCTTGATCGACGGCGGCACGATCTTCCATATAATCGTTCACGCCATTTTTCCCCTGGCGAAACCGGCGGTGATTACCGTGATCATCATGACCTTCTTCACCACCTGGAACGACTTCATAATGGCCGCGACTTACCTGGCCAGTGACCGCTACCGGACGCTGCCTTTTGCCGTCTATAATTTTGCCGGACAGTATGCTTCCCGGTATGCCGTTCAGTTTGCGGTGATGACCCTGGTGGCCCTGCCTTCGCTCCTCCTCTATATGGTCCTGAATGAGCAGATTACGGAAGGCATTACGCTCGGTGCGTTGAAAGAGTAG
- a CDS encoding carbohydrate ABC transporter permease: MGDNMHYFRENKKTIFLLVAPGFAFFLMAVLFPIGLSVYYALTDWSGIGGFNYIGFRNFQRVLQDRIFWHSLKNAATLALMTITIQHPIAFLFAVLIDRLGGKLEKVFKTIFFIPCVIPVMVTSKMWVNIYNSQYGLLNKVLELIGLGFLKQQWLGDPKIVLYSLVLIMMWQGFGWAVLIYYAGVKSLPEEVFEAAKIDGANRCQTLFRITIPLMQPVIAVNVIWAVISSLKQMETIYLTTNGGPGNASQFLANYLYIKAFDAYEFAYGNAISVFFVVVCLLTTVVLNRLLTRKEYY; encoded by the coding sequence ATGGGTGATAATATGCATTATTTTCGCGAAAACAAAAAGACCATCTTTCTGCTGGTCGCTCCGGGCTTTGCCTTTTTTCTGATGGCCGTCCTCTTTCCCATTGGTTTAAGTGTTTATTACGCGCTGACCGACTGGTCCGGGATTGGCGGTTTCAATTATATCGGTTTTCGTAATTTTCAGCGGGTTTTACAGGACCGCATCTTTTGGCACTCCTTAAAAAATGCGGCCACCCTGGCGTTGATGACCATTACGATTCAGCACCCCATTGCCTTTCTGTTTGCCGTACTGATCGACCGACTCGGGGGTAAATTGGAGAAAGTTTTTAAAACGATCTTCTTCATTCCTTGTGTGATTCCGGTTATGGTCACTTCGAAGATGTGGGTTAATATCTATAATTCCCAGTATGGTCTCTTGAATAAAGTATTGGAACTGATCGGCCTGGGGTTTTTAAAACAACAGTGGTTGGGAGACCCGAAGATTGTCCTTTATTCGCTGGTTTTGATCATGATGTGGCAAGGATTCGGGTGGGCCGTTTTGATATATTACGCCGGGGTCAAAAGCCTGCCCGAAGAGGTCTTTGAAGCGGCGAAGATCGATGGCGCCAACCGGTGCCAAACCCTCTTTCGCATCACTATCCCGCTGATGCAACCGGTGATTGCCGTCAATGTGATCTGGGCGGTGATCTCCTCGTTGAAACAGATGGAAACGATCTACCTGACGACCAACGGCGGACCGGGTAACGCCAGCCAGTTCCTGGCCAACTACCTATACATCAAAGCCTTTGATGCTTATGAGTTTGCGTATGGGAATGCCATTTCTGTCTTCTTTGTGGTGGTCTGCCTGCTGACGACGGTGGTTTTAAACCGGCTGTTGACGAGAAAAGAATACTACTAG
- a CDS encoding ABC transporter substrate-binding protein, whose protein sequence is MRLSRRAVCLLLAVALLLVVGGILPVIGANKITIKFFSNLPDRTAGQGRLEQLLIDNYMKANPHVQIEVEALQDEPYKQKFRVYTAGNQLPDIFMVWGQPAFFDPIMKGGYAAELNWDDYKDYGFFDGALDGFSMNGKLYGLARNTDLMVLYYNERLFKEHGVKVPTTYDELIEAIRAFRKAGIAPIAHNGRDCWALNILYQDLVTKVSGDPTLMYQALAGKVKFAENKHFLAAAEELKKLIDLGAFQDSFIAADYGAARNLFGQELAAMYYMGSWETGLANDENFSASFRNNVSVTAFPGMTGTGKGKSTDLMGWFGGGYAVSAKSPVKAEAIKLLNYIMAPENWAKNAWQLGLVIPGQRYDQFLTGKENRLQLQLSEIINKATSFSGTPWNDAATPGFKVDSETIIQEFAAGMRSPQDFLRACDQAAQKARQ, encoded by the coding sequence ATGAGACTTTCCCGTCGTGCAGTGTGCCTGCTTTTGGCCGTCGCTTTGCTGCTGGTGGTCGGGGGAATCCTCCCGGTGATCGGTGCGAACAAGATAACGATCAAGTTCTTCTCGAATTTACCCGACCGGACCGCAGGACAAGGGCGTTTGGAGCAACTGCTGATCGATAATTACATGAAAGCCAACCCCCACGTGCAAATCGAAGTCGAAGCTTTACAAGACGAGCCCTATAAACAGAAATTCCGTGTTTATACCGCCGGTAATCAGCTTCCGGACATCTTTATGGTCTGGGGGCAACCCGCCTTCTTTGATCCGATCATGAAAGGTGGTTATGCCGCCGAACTGAACTGGGATGACTACAAGGATTACGGTTTCTTCGACGGAGCCCTCGATGGCTTCAGCATGAATGGCAAACTCTACGGGCTGGCCCGAAATACCGACTTAATGGTTCTTTACTACAATGAAAGACTCTTTAAAGAGCATGGGGTTAAGGTTCCGACCACCTATGATGAATTGATTGAGGCCATTAGAGCCTTCCGGAAAGCGGGGATCGCCCCGATTGCCCACAACGGGCGCGACTGTTGGGCTTTGAACATTCTCTACCAGGATCTGGTGACGAAAGTAAGTGGCGACCCGACCCTCATGTATCAAGCCCTCGCCGGAAAGGTGAAATTTGCTGAGAACAAGCATTTCCTGGCAGCGGCGGAAGAACTAAAAAAACTGATTGACCTGGGCGCTTTCCAAGACTCCTTTATTGCCGCGGATTACGGAGCGGCACGGAACCTGTTCGGGCAGGAGCTCGCGGCCATGTACTACATGGGGTCTTGGGAGACCGGTTTGGCCAATGATGAAAACTTCTCCGCCTCGTTCCGGAACAATGTGTCCGTAACGGCTTTCCCGGGCATGACGGGAACGGGCAAAGGGAAGAGCACCGATCTGATGGGTTGGTTTGGTGGCGGCTATGCCGTTTCGGCCAAATCGCCGGTGAAAGCGGAAGCCATCAAACTCCTTAACTATATCATGGCACCCGAAAACTGGGCGAAAAATGCCTGGCAGCTGGGGTTGGTTATTCCCGGGCAAAGGTATGACCAATTCCTGACCGGTAAAGAGAACAGGTTGCAGTTACAGCTTTCGGAGATCATTAACAAAGCGACCTCCTTCAGTGGGACACCGTGGAACGATGCGGCTACTCCGGGCTTCAAAGTTGACAGCGAAACCATTATCCAGGAGTTTGCCGCCGGGATGAGATCACCCCAAGACTTCCTGCGCGCCTGTGACCAAGCCGCCCAGAAAGCGCGTCAATAA
- a CDS encoding helix-turn-helix domain-containing protein — protein MYKVVIIDDEQEQVEGIKNVIDWERYELAIAGTADNGVKGLELIERTLPEIAIVDIKMPLMSGLEMLEEVRKRGIKLQSIILSGYDDFYFAQKAITLQTSNYLLKPCRPEQILQSVLKAKNLIVEERRKSAVLKDYQDLIRENLPVLKEKFLTDLLKGNLSDQAAIEQKMVCYGLPFSALTSEYNVVLFSCHCWAAGEQPAPVKTEEYLLLAVMELVKQGLAPEHRCEVLYEREWVIAIIEIRDGACRQELPLQLEKIKQHIEQLYDLSITVGIGGPVSSLALIWRSYQQAATAVETGFFAGDQQIIMYDPQRATGHKYLYPFQEVKKVLLSLETGDEEAVQAAVEKFFQSLVLAGNPGKREIQQLSLTLVSNILQYCFDQNIDLERNGTDILQFFDRILQANTLQQLQEIIGLFLTGIVRQLAADRERNNIVQFAIDYIKENYQSNINLQTIAEQVNYSPSYLSFLFKQETGKNFVDYLNHYRIEQAKKLLRDTNAKNYEIAYQVGYQDEKYFYQIFKKYTGLTASQYRESFRLSKKNS, from the coding sequence ATGTACAAGGTCGTGATTATCGATGATGAACAAGAGCAAGTGGAAGGGATTAAAAACGTCATTGACTGGGAGCGGTATGAACTGGCGATCGCGGGAACGGCGGATAATGGTGTTAAAGGACTGGAATTAATCGAGAGGACTTTACCGGAGATTGCGATTGTCGATATAAAAATGCCGCTCATGAGCGGCCTCGAGATGTTGGAAGAAGTAAGGAAGCGGGGGATTAAGCTGCAAAGTATCATCCTCAGCGGTTATGATGACTTTTATTTTGCCCAAAAGGCGATTACGCTGCAGACCAGTAACTATCTGTTAAAACCGTGCCGTCCGGAACAGATCCTGCAAAGCGTCTTAAAAGCAAAGAATCTCATCGTCGAAGAACGGAGGAAAAGTGCGGTTTTAAAAGATTACCAAGACTTAATCCGGGAGAATCTGCCCGTCCTGAAAGAGAAATTTCTGACCGATCTGCTCAAAGGAAACCTCAGTGACCAGGCGGCGATCGAGCAGAAGATGGTCTGCTACGGGTTGCCCTTTTCCGCTTTAACCTCCGAATATAATGTGGTCCTTTTTAGCTGTCACTGTTGGGCGGCCGGGGAGCAACCGGCTCCGGTGAAAACCGAGGAGTATCTGCTCCTGGCCGTGATGGAGCTGGTCAAGCAAGGGTTGGCCCCGGAACACCGGTGTGAAGTTTTGTACGAGAGGGAATGGGTGATCGCCATCATCGAAATAAGGGACGGGGCTTGCCGGCAGGAGCTTCCCTTACAACTGGAAAAGATTAAGCAGCACATTGAGCAGCTTTATGATTTAAGCATCACCGTCGGGATCGGCGGGCCGGTTTCCTCGTTGGCGCTTATCTGGCGTTCCTATCAGCAGGCCGCCACCGCGGTGGAAACCGGTTTTTTCGCCGGGGATCAGCAGATTATCATGTATGACCCCCAAAGGGCGACCGGCCATAAATATCTCTATCCGTTCCAGGAGGTAAAAAAGGTTCTTCTATCGTTGGAAACCGGGGACGAGGAAGCAGTCCAGGCCGCGGTGGAAAAATTCTTTCAGTCACTGGTCTTGGCCGGAAATCCGGGGAAAAGGGAGATCCAGCAACTCAGCCTGACGTTGGTCAGCAACATCCTCCAGTATTGTTTTGACCAAAACATTGACCTGGAACGGAACGGGACGGATATTTTACAGTTCTTTGACCGGATATTGCAGGCCAATACACTCCAACAATTACAGGAGATCATCGGACTTTTTTTAACCGGGATTGTCCGGCAGTTGGCGGCGGACCGCGAACGCAACAATATTGTGCAGTTTGCCATTGATTATATCAAGGAGAATTACCAAAGCAACATTAATTTGCAGACGATCGCGGAACAAGTCAACTATAGTCCAAGTTATTTGAGTTTCTTGTTTAAACAGGAGACCGGGAAAAATTTTGTCGACTATTTAAACCACTACCGGATTGAACAGGCGAAGAAGCTGTTGCGGGACACCAATGCCAAAAACTATGAGATCGCTTACCAGGTGGGGTATCAGGATGAGAAGTATTTTTATCAAATCTTCAAGAAATACACGGGGCTGACGGCTTCACAGTACCGGGAGAGTTTTCGGTTAAGTAAAAAAAATAGCTAA
- a CDS encoding cache domain-containing sensor histidine kinase: MIFETVRHKVVQRYMNLSIRDKILLLNFIVIILIALIIGIFSYLVYARNIIQKISTVNLRDTRQVKQKIDTLQQEIYELSTYLCLWDQIQTVLNLDEIGAISLNDLNKAMMPLSGFLAFKEAISFISIYGENGLEYYTSKDGSAGIGPLSRIKEEPIYREAVARKGGPLWVTLTGGHQPFIKDNRNPKIAMFRSLLDLNRLEPHGLLMVCINLGFLEELLRKNLDYPESSILIINEDQEIIAAVSAGNPWPRWTDLGEVLPSYLSAMEGEHIVALKHDQLLLTYSTLAQNNWKVVYLVPTRIVLQAVKTILLLTIVVIFLCLLIGFVLSVWTSSLVTKPISKLLSSMQRVKAGNFQEKVDFLYEDEIGRLGAQYNAMIDHIHQLINRVFKLQLKQKEAELRALQAQINPHFLYNTLDTIYWKAQKAGAEEIGEMIYALAVLFRLTLNRGEDFISVENEKRLIEHYILLQKKRFNDKLAYEIDFEEKILNYMIPKLILQPFVENAVIHGAEKKEGKTLITVRGYYQAGRLCFVIADNGAGMAEEVLAWLQEGRPCHKTGNGGYAIHNVRERLELYYPDRYQLLIDSKEGAGTKVELMIPAGEKGVS; this comes from the coding sequence ATGATTTTCGAAACGGTCAGACATAAAGTAGTACAACGGTATATGAACTTAAGCATCCGTGATAAAATTTTGCTTCTTAACTTTATCGTGATTATCCTTATCGCCTTAATCATCGGGATCTTTTCTTATCTGGTCTATGCGCGGAATATCATCCAGAAGATCAGCACGGTGAATTTACGTGACACCCGCCAGGTTAAGCAGAAAATTGATACCCTCCAGCAAGAAATCTATGAACTGTCCACCTATCTTTGCTTGTGGGATCAGATCCAAACGGTGCTTAATCTCGATGAGATCGGGGCGATTTCGCTCAATGATCTCAACAAGGCGATGATGCCCCTCTCCGGTTTTTTGGCTTTTAAGGAAGCAATCAGTTTCATCAGTATCTACGGGGAGAACGGGCTGGAGTACTACACCAGCAAGGACGGGAGCGCCGGCATCGGTCCCCTCAGCCGGATCAAAGAAGAACCAATTTACCGGGAGGCGGTTGCCCGTAAAGGGGGGCCGCTCTGGGTTACTTTAACCGGGGGTCACCAGCCTTTCATCAAAGACAACCGGAATCCGAAGATTGCCATGTTCCGTAGTCTGCTTGATCTGAATAGACTGGAGCCCCACGGTTTATTGATGGTCTGTATTAACCTGGGTTTTTTGGAGGAATTGTTGCGGAAGAACTTGGATTATCCGGAAAGCAGCATCCTTATAATCAATGAAGACCAGGAGATTATCGCGGCGGTTTCGGCGGGGAATCCCTGGCCGCGGTGGACGGATTTGGGGGAGGTCCTTCCGTCCTATTTGTCCGCCATGGAAGGCGAGCATATTGTGGCGCTCAAACACGATCAACTTCTCCTGACGTATAGTACTTTGGCCCAGAACAACTGGAAAGTGGTTTATCTGGTTCCGACCAGAATTGTTTTACAAGCCGTCAAGACGATCTTGCTGCTCACCATCGTGGTGATCTTCCTTTGTTTACTGATTGGCTTTGTCCTGTCGGTTTGGACCTCTTCCCTGGTGACGAAGCCAATCAGTAAATTACTCTCTTCGATGCAACGGGTGAAGGCGGGGAATTTCCAAGAAAAAGTGGACTTTCTTTATGAGGATGAGATTGGCCGGCTCGGTGCCCAGTATAATGCAATGATCGATCATATTCACCAGTTGATTAACCGGGTTTTTAAACTCCAACTGAAGCAGAAGGAAGCGGAGTTAAGGGCGTTACAGGCCCAGATTAACCCGCATTTTCTTTATAACACCCTGGATACGATCTATTGGAAAGCCCAGAAGGCAGGCGCGGAAGAGATCGGGGAGATGATCTATGCCTTGGCGGTGCTTTTCCGTTTAACACTCAACCGGGGAGAGGATTTCATCTCGGTTGAGAATGAGAAGCGCCTAATCGAACATTACATTCTTTTACAGAAAAAACGCTTCAATGATAAACTGGCCTATGAAATTGACTTTGAAGAAAAGATCCTGAACTACATGATCCCCAAACTCATTCTCCAACCTTTTGTCGAAAACGCCGTGATTCACGGTGCGGAAAAGAAGGAAGGCAAGACCCTGATTACGGTCCGGGGTTATTATCAGGCGGGCCGGCTTTGTTTTGTCATCGCCGACAATGGGGCCGGGATGGCGGAGGAGGTTTTGGCCTGGCTGCAGGAGGGTCGCCCCTGCCACAAAACTGGCAATGGCGGCTATGCCATTCATAATGTCCGGGAGCGGCTTGAGTTATATTATCCGGACCGCTATCAACTGTTGATCGACAGTAAAGAAGGGGCCGGGACGAAAGTGGAGTTGATGATTCCGGCCGGCGAAAAAGGGGTGAGTTGA
- a CDS encoding glycoside hydrolase family 30 protein: MGGSKVKVIRTARDTGERFAVREELLPDQMQPEKNPFVAVDTGQEFQQVIGFGGAFTEASAFLFAHLAPDKQEEVLQAYFHPERGIGYSLGRTHMNSCDFSLGSYSCDDVRGDVELKYFNIERDRRYIIPMIKAALAVKGGPIKMLISPWSPPAWMKTNEQMCHGGKLKEEYRATWALFYAKFIKAYEAAGIPIWALTVQNEPAAKQTWESCLYTAEEERDFVRDYLGPTLAREGLGDKKIFAWDHNRDLLYERAKVILGDEKAASYVSGMAFHWYSGGHFEEVRKTHETFPDKELLFTEGCIELGMKLGQWDRGERYAHNMIGDFTNGANGWLDWNLILDPAGGPNHVANFCDAPVVADPVANRVYYQSSYYYIGHFSKYVKPGARRVNCTCTDRRLEAVAFKNPDQTVAVIVFNPTDEECRFQLAINGQAGMMSSPSHSITTYLWGA; the protein is encoded by the coding sequence ATGGGCGGTAGTAAAGTTAAAGTGATCAGAACAGCACGTGATACAGGGGAACGTTTTGCGGTTCGCGAAGAGTTACTGCCGGATCAGATGCAACCGGAAAAGAACCCCTTTGTTGCCGTCGATACCGGACAAGAGTTTCAGCAAGTCATCGGTTTTGGGGGTGCTTTTACGGAAGCTTCGGCCTTTCTCTTTGCCCACCTGGCGCCGGATAAACAAGAGGAAGTTCTCCAGGCTTACTTCCATCCGGAACGGGGGATCGGCTATAGCCTCGGGCGGACCCATATGAACAGTTGCGATTTTAGTCTGGGCAGTTATTCTTGTGATGATGTCCGTGGCGATGTCGAGCTCAAATACTTCAATATTGAAAGGGATCGACGGTACATCATCCCCATGATCAAAGCGGCGCTGGCAGTTAAAGGCGGGCCGATCAAAATGCTGATCTCGCCATGGAGTCCGCCGGCTTGGATGAAGACCAACGAGCAGATGTGCCACGGCGGGAAACTGAAAGAAGAGTACCGGGCAACTTGGGCCCTCTTCTATGCCAAATTTATTAAAGCCTACGAAGCAGCCGGGATCCCAATCTGGGCTTTGACGGTACAAAATGAGCCGGCGGCGAAGCAGACCTGGGAGTCCTGTCTCTACACGGCGGAAGAGGAACGGGATTTTGTCCGGGACTATCTTGGTCCGACCCTTGCCCGTGAAGGTCTGGGCGACAAGAAGATCTTCGCTTGGGACCACAACCGGGATTTACTCTACGAGCGGGCCAAGGTGATCCTGGGGGATGAGAAAGCCGCTTCCTATGTTAGTGGGATGGCTTTCCACTGGTACTCGGGGGGTCATTTTGAAGAGGTGCGCAAGACCCACGAGACCTTCCCTGACAAGGAATTGTTGTTTACCGAAGGCTGCATTGAATTGGGCATGAAGCTGGGCCAGTGGGACCGGGGTGAACGTTATGCCCATAATATGATTGGTGATTTTACCAATGGGGCCAATGGTTGGCTGGATTGGAATCTGATCCTGGATCCGGCGGGCGGTCCGAACCACGTGGCGAATTTCTGTGATGCGCCGGTGGTGGCCGACCCCGTTGCCAACCGGGTATATTACCAATCATCCTATTACTATATCGGGCATTTCAGTAAATATGTGAAACCCGGTGCCCGGCGGGTGAACTGCACCTGCACCGACCGGCGCTTGGAAGCAGTGGCTTTTAAAAACCCGGACCAGACCGTGGCGGTCATTGTGTTCAATCCCACGGATGAGGAATGCCGGTTCCAATTGGCCATCAACGGGCAGGCGGGAATGATGTCCAGTCCGTCCCACTCGATCACGACTTACCTGTGGGGCGCATAA